A window from Pseudonocardia cypriaca encodes these proteins:
- the mshA gene encoding D-inositol-3-phosphate glycosyltransferase, which translates to MTTARTGEPRRPDRVCLLSVHTSPLEQPGTGDAGGMNVYIVETATRMARHGVAVEVFTRATSSDLPPVVELAPGVLVRHVVAGPFEGLGKHDLPSQLCAFTAGVLRTEARHEPGYYDVVHSHYWLSGQVGWLARDRWGVPLVHTAHTLAKVKNAALAAGDAPEPVVRVIGEEQVVAEADRLISNTAEETRQLVELYGADPHRTVAIPPGVDLARFTPGDRAAARRALDVPPDAVVLAFAGRIQPLKAPHVLLRAAAELLRRDPALRSRLVVLVAGGPSGSGLAEPTALQGLGAALGITDVLRFLPPQTRDGLVDVYRAADVVAVPSYNESFGLVALEAQACGTPVVAARVGGLPVAVADGVSGLLVDGHGDEQWADALGSVALVPGRRAELAARTVEHAHRFSWDRTADALLDTYAGAAAEFAERQRQAMRAGLAAGMIEG; encoded by the coding sequence GTGACCACCGCCCGCACCGGCGAACCGCGGCGACCCGACCGGGTGTGCCTGCTGTCCGTCCACACATCGCCGCTGGAGCAGCCCGGCACGGGCGATGCAGGCGGCATGAACGTCTACATCGTGGAGACCGCCACCCGGATGGCCCGCCACGGCGTCGCAGTCGAGGTCTTCACCCGCGCGACCTCGTCGGACCTGCCGCCGGTCGTCGAGCTGGCCCCCGGTGTGCTGGTGCGGCACGTCGTCGCCGGGCCGTTCGAGGGCCTCGGCAAGCACGACCTGCCGAGCCAGCTCTGCGCCTTCACCGCGGGGGTGCTGCGCACCGAGGCGCGCCACGAGCCCGGCTACTACGACGTCGTGCACTCCCACTACTGGCTTTCCGGTCAGGTCGGCTGGCTGGCCAGGGACCGGTGGGGCGTGCCGCTCGTGCACACCGCCCACACCCTCGCCAAGGTCAAGAACGCGGCGCTCGCCGCGGGCGACGCGCCGGAGCCGGTGGTGCGGGTCATCGGCGAGGAGCAGGTCGTGGCCGAGGCCGACCGGCTGATCAGCAACACCGCGGAGGAGACCCGCCAGCTCGTCGAGCTGTACGGCGCCGACCCGCACCGCACCGTCGCCATCCCGCCCGGCGTCGATCTCGCCCGCTTCACCCCCGGCGACCGTGCCGCCGCGCGCCGCGCGCTCGACGTGCCACCGGACGCCGTCGTGCTGGCGTTCGCCGGACGCATCCAGCCGCTCAAGGCACCGCACGTGTTGCTGCGCGCCGCTGCCGAGCTGCTGCGCCGCGACCCGGCCCTGCGGTCCCGGCTGGTCGTGCTCGTCGCGGGCGGGCCGTCGGGCAGCGGCCTCGCCGAGCCCACCGCCCTGCAGGGGCTCGGTGCCGCCCTCGGCATCACCGACGTGCTGCGCTTCCTCCCGCCCCAGACGCGCGACGGCCTGGTGGACGTCTACCGGGCCGCCGACGTGGTGGCCGTGCCGAGCTACAACGAGTCGTTCGGCCTGGTGGCGCTGGAGGCGCAGGCGTGCGGCACGCCCGTCGTCGCGGCGCGGGTGGGCGGGCTGCCCGTCGCGGTGGCCGACGGGGTGTCCGGCCTGCTCGTCGACGGTCACGGCGACGAGCAGTGGGCCGACGCGCTCGGCTCCGTCGCGCTCGTCCCCGGCCGCCGCGCCGAGCTGGCGGCCCGCACCGTGGAGCACGCGCACCGGTTCTCCTGGGACCGCACCGCCGACGCCCTCCTCGACACCTACGCAGGCGCCGCCGCCGAGTTCGCGGAGCGCCAGCGGCAGGCCATGCGCGCCGGGCTGGCGGCCGGGATGATCGAGGGGTGA
- a CDS encoding DUF4349 domain-containing protein — translation MQVGSRRRAVLVGAGVVLAVLVAAFAVVQVGGGAGSGAGDAMSVAPARPLPAISRGSAAQEKGSAAPDVDGSDAQAPGVPLGGVQRELVRTAQLTVEVGDPVAAVRQVRTAAAGAGGFVTEEQTGGTGSWMVLRVPADALDRLLDEVAGYGRVTTRSSQVLDATEQVVDLDARVATQTASVARVRGLLAEAKSIGDVVAVESELARREAELDSLTRRLAALRDQVALSTLTVDLRGPGAVPPPDTGPAPGFLDGLAAGWEGLRAIGSATAAVVGFVLPFVPVLAVLVGFGLLARRVVRARRTPAPAGGSGPDGES, via the coding sequence GTGCAGGTCGGGTCGAGGCGCCGGGCGGTGCTGGTCGGGGCGGGTGTGGTGCTCGCGGTGTTGGTGGCCGCGTTCGCGGTCGTGCAGGTCGGAGGTGGGGCCGGAAGCGGCGCGGGCGATGCCATGTCCGTGGCGCCGGCCCGTCCGCTCCCGGCGATCAGCAGGGGATCCGCGGCCCAGGAGAAGGGGTCGGCGGCCCCGGACGTGGACGGGAGCGACGCACAGGCCCCCGGCGTCCCGCTCGGGGGTGTGCAGCGGGAGCTCGTGCGCACGGCACAGCTCACGGTGGAGGTGGGCGACCCCGTGGCGGCGGTTCGCCAGGTCCGCACCGCCGCGGCGGGTGCGGGCGGGTTCGTCACGGAGGAACAGACGGGGGGCACCGGCAGCTGGATGGTGCTGCGGGTGCCGGCCGACGCGCTCGATCGGCTCCTGGACGAGGTCGCCGGGTACGGCCGCGTGACGACCCGCAGCAGCCAGGTGCTCGACGCGACCGAGCAGGTCGTGGACCTCGATGCGCGGGTGGCCACGCAGACCGCGAGCGTGGCGCGCGTGCGCGGCCTGCTCGCCGAGGCGAAGTCCATCGGCGACGTGGTGGCCGTCGAGTCGGAGCTCGCCCGCCGGGAGGCCGAGCTGGACTCGCTCACCCGCAGGCTCGCGGCGCTGCGCGACCAGGTCGCGCTGTCGACGCTCACCGTCGACCTGCGTGGCCCGGGCGCTGTGCCGCCGCCGGACACCGGGCCGGCACCCGGCTTCCTGGACGGCCTCGCCGCCGGCTGGGAGGGGCTGCGCGCCATCGGCTCGGCCACGGCCGCCGTGGTGGGCTTCGTGCTGCCGTTCGTGCCGGTGCTCGCGGTGCTCGTCGGGTTCGGGCTGCTCGCCCGCCGCGTCGTGCGGGCCCGGCGCACGCCGGCACCGGCAGGCGGATCGGGACCCGACGGCGAGTCGTGA
- a CDS encoding YbjN domain-containing protein, with amino-acid sequence MTAADVDATVGAALAELGVDHHRREPGQFLVTLPGTNRLQTHCWLLVREHALFVQAFVCRQPDEAHDAVYRFLLQRNARLYGVHYALDRVGDIHLIGRVGLHAVTAEELDRVLGQVLEAADGDFNTLLELGFVTSIRREHAWRQDRGESLANLRAFEHLFT; translated from the coding sequence GTGACCGCAGCAGACGTCGACGCCACGGTCGGGGCTGCACTGGCCGAGCTCGGCGTCGACCACCACCGTCGCGAGCCGGGCCAGTTCCTCGTGACCCTGCCCGGCACCAACCGGCTCCAGACCCATTGCTGGCTCCTCGTGCGCGAGCACGCCCTGTTCGTGCAGGCGTTCGTCTGCCGGCAGCCCGACGAGGCCCACGACGCCGTCTACCGGTTCCTGCTGCAGCGCAACGCCCGGCTCTACGGCGTGCACTACGCGCTCGACCGCGTCGGCGACATCCACCTGATCGGCCGGGTCGGCCTGCACGCCGTCACGGCCGAGGAGCTCGACCGCGTGCTCGGCCAGGTCCTCGAGGCGGCCGACGGCGACTTCAACACCCTGCTCGAGCTGGGCTTCGTCACCTCGATCCGTCGCGAGCACGCCTGGCGCCAGGACCGCGGCGAGAGTCTGGCCAACCTCCGCGCCTTCGAGCACCTGTTCACCTGA
- a CDS encoding AMP-binding protein: MPVRSPYPDVEIPDVSLFDFLFTGFGERAGDPALIDGSSGATITFGELEGMVGKIAAALAERGIGAGDVVALFAPNTPHYVAVFHGILRANAVVTSVNSLYTPGELAHQLADSGAQLVFTVSPFLDRAMAAAAEVGLPPQAIVVLDGAEGHTGLRDLLATTAEPPAQTVTGADTAVLPYSSGTTGRAKGVVLTHRNLVANLQQISVMGKVAGDTKILAVLPFFHIYGMTVMMNQGLHKRSTVVTMPRFDLQEFLRVISEYRVGRVYIAPPVAVALAKHPIVDQYDLSCIDVIFSGAAPLDAELGHAVAKRLGCTVLQGYGMTELSPVSHCMPDDRPDLDLNSCGFAIPNVVSKLVDPETGEEVGPGGRGELWVKGPNVMSGYLNNPEATAITLDDEGYLHTGDVATVTEEGVFTIVDRVKELIKYKGYQVPPAELEALLLTHDKIADAAVIGVHDADGEEVPKAFVVRQQDTDLTADEVMTFVAERIAPHKKVRVVEFIDQIPKSASGKILRKDLRARERASN; encoded by the coding sequence ATGCCCGTCCGCAGCCCGTACCCGGACGTCGAGATTCCGGACGTGTCGCTCTTCGACTTCCTCTTCACCGGTTTCGGTGAGCGGGCAGGAGATCCGGCGCTGATCGACGGTTCATCGGGCGCGACGATCACGTTCGGCGAGCTGGAGGGCATGGTCGGCAAGATCGCGGCGGCGCTGGCGGAACGGGGGATCGGCGCGGGCGACGTCGTGGCGTTGTTCGCGCCCAACACGCCGCACTACGTGGCCGTCTTCCACGGCATCCTCCGCGCGAACGCCGTCGTCACGAGCGTGAACTCGCTCTACACGCCAGGCGAGCTTGCCCACCAGCTCGCCGACTCGGGCGCGCAGCTCGTGTTCACCGTGTCGCCGTTCCTCGACCGGGCCATGGCCGCGGCCGCGGAGGTCGGCCTGCCGCCCCAGGCGATCGTCGTCCTCGACGGGGCCGAGGGCCACACCGGCCTGCGCGACCTGCTCGCCACCACCGCGGAACCGCCGGCCCAGACCGTGACGGGGGCCGACACGGCCGTGCTGCCCTACTCGTCGGGCACCACCGGGCGGGCCAAGGGCGTGGTGCTCACCCACCGCAACCTGGTGGCCAACCTCCAGCAGATCTCGGTGATGGGCAAAGTCGCCGGCGACACCAAGATCCTCGCGGTGCTGCCGTTCTTCCACATCTACGGCATGACCGTGATGATGAACCAGGGCCTGCACAAGCGCTCCACGGTCGTCACGATGCCGCGTTTCGACCTGCAGGAGTTCCTCCGGGTGATCTCCGAGTACCGGGTGGGGCGGGTGTACATCGCGCCCCCGGTCGCGGTCGCGCTCGCGAAGCACCCGATCGTCGACCAGTACGACCTCTCCTGCATCGACGTGATCTTCTCCGGCGCCGCACCGCTCGACGCCGAGCTCGGGCACGCCGTCGCCAAGCGCCTCGGCTGCACCGTGCTGCAGGGATACGGGATGACCGAGCTGTCCCCGGTGAGCCACTGCATGCCCGACGACCGCCCCGACCTGGACCTGAACAGCTGCGGGTTCGCCATCCCGAACGTCGTCTCCAAGCTGGTGGACCCGGAGACCGGCGAGGAGGTCGGCCCCGGCGGGCGCGGCGAGCTGTGGGTGAAGGGCCCGAACGTGATGTCGGGCTACCTCAACAACCCGGAGGCCACCGCGATCACGCTCGACGACGAGGGCTACCTGCACACCGGTGACGTCGCCACCGTCACCGAGGAGGGCGTGTTCACGATCGTCGACCGGGTCAAGGAGCTGATCAAGTACAAGGGTTACCAGGTGCCGCCCGCCGAGCTGGAGGCGCTGCTCCTGACCCACGACAAGATCGCCGACGCCGCGGTGATCGGGGTGCACGACGCCGATGGCGAGGAGGTGCCGAAGGCGTTCGTCGTGCGCCAGCAGGACACCGACCTCACCGCCGACGAGGTGATGACGTTCGTCGCCGAGCGGATCGCCCCGCACAAGAAGGTGCGGGTGGTCGAGTTCATCGACCAGATCCCGAAGTCGGCGTCCGGCAAGATCCTGCGCAAGGACCTGCGGGCGCGGGAGAGGGCGTCGAACTGA
- a CDS encoding class I SAM-dependent methyltransferase — protein sequence MVRLLRLSAPVGLALDLGCGTGMSTRAVKSIAAQVVAVDASRPMLEQADPSPGVAYIQAQAERVPVRGNVVGLVVVAAAFHWFDQAAVLAEVARVLQPGGAFVTYTDFFSGNLRRAAACTEWLAETYRGRFPAPARRSHFDQRAAEAAGLGFVGHERLGHDVPMTAAGLTEYLMSQSNATSAIGAGRVSHEELRRWLMDEIGSRLPGSSVMAEFTGDVWCCRKQMP from the coding sequence ATGGTCCGTCTCCTTCGTCTGTCGGCACCCGTCGGGCTCGCGCTCGACCTGGGCTGCGGGACCGGCATGTCGACCCGCGCGGTGAAGTCGATCGCCGCACAGGTTGTCGCGGTAGACGCGTCGCGTCCGATGCTGGAGCAGGCTGATCCGTCGCCAGGTGTGGCTTACATCCAGGCACAGGCCGAGCGGGTGCCGGTGCGCGGGAACGTTGTTGGGCTCGTCGTGGTCGCCGCCGCGTTCCACTGGTTCGATCAGGCTGCCGTGCTAGCCGAGGTCGCGCGTGTCCTTCAACCCGGGGGCGCGTTCGTGACCTATACCGACTTCTTCAGCGGGAACCTGCGGAGAGCGGCCGCGTGCACGGAGTGGCTCGCCGAGACCTACCGGGGGCGGTTCCCCGCTCCTGCAAGGCGGAGCCACTTCGATCAGCGGGCCGCCGAGGCAGCAGGTCTCGGGTTCGTCGGGCACGAGAGGCTGGGGCACGACGTGCCAATGACTGCGGCCGGGTTGACGGAGTACCTGATGAGCCAGAGCAACGCGACCAGTGCGATCGGCGCAGGCCGTGTGAGCCACGAGGAGCTGAGGCGATGGCTCATGGACGAGATCGGGAGCAGGCTTCCGGGGTCATCGGTCATGGCCGAGTTCACGGGCGACGTGTGGTGCTGTCGGAAGCAGATGCCGTGA
- a CDS encoding DMT family transporter, with protein MAWIALIVSGVLETVWAAALSQSRGFTRLVPSVVFGVALVLSMVGLAIALRTIPVGTGYAIWVGIGAVGTATYGIVALGEPASVARLLCLVAIVAGVVGLKFMH; from the coding sequence ATGGCGTGGATCGCGCTGATCGTGTCGGGTGTTCTGGAGACGGTGTGGGCTGCGGCCCTGTCCCAGTCCCGGGGCTTCACCCGCCTCGTCCCGTCGGTCGTGTTCGGGGTGGCGCTGGTGCTCAGCATGGTCGGGCTGGCGATCGCCCTGCGGACGATCCCGGTCGGGACGGGGTACGCGATCTGGGTGGGGATCGGCGCGGTCGGCACGGCCACATACGGCATTGTCGCGCTCGGCGAGCCTGCGAGCGTGGCGCGACTGCTGTGCCTGGTTGCGATCGTGGCCGGGGTCGTGGGTCTGAAGTTCATGCACTAA
- a CDS encoding sacsin N-terminal ATP-binding-like domain-containing protein produces the protein MPDPFRTAELRAAVLSAWAGSPTRFREDANAEEDLRLGGYADAWFVELAQNAADAARAAGVPGRIRVELRDGELAVANTGAPLDEAGVAALASLRASAKRDDPGSVGRFGVGFAAVLPVSDAPRVLSTTGGVEFSAKRTTDEVGAIPAAAAELARRDGPPVLRLVWPTDERPPAGYDTEVRLPLRPGADPDALLAEARDGAADLLLALPDLVEIAVGGEVVTRTGGPGPGEVTIAGRRWLLARGAGRLDDVAAQAEAAEQRGRRDWSVCWALPLSADGAPDPLGADVLHAPTATEERLSLPARVIATLPLEPDRRRVRPGPAAEVVLAGAAAAYVDLVRGVAPEARLVLAPEPGFPRSELDGRLRELLSGALRGAAWLPAVTGAELAPGRAEWLDVPPLDGPAAALPGLLAEAGFDRLLTPAPTGTNPAVLTELGVHRMPLSELVQRLFGVEQPPSWWRSLYDALEPLAETMPGAVDELRALPVPLADGRAAAGPATVLLPPASHEGVERVAALGLPGLHIAHAGAVHPLLERLGAGLADAAALLDHPALADAVERSVDDAEAGLDVRPLAEAVLALVAETGSAPESLAALALPDAEGHPARADELMLPDAAVRPLLAPDVPLDPLDPDFAARVPRAALLAVGVVDGFTVLVDEEPVAPDHDLDDEEQWWDSLEAPPARLVAVRDLDLVADDAWPAALALLAGERDTRAALTTPGSYTAWWLGRHARLGGRRPAHWRLPTATDLAPLYDPPPGDGLPDEGVLAAIGVRADLRVPDTSTAADLLARLADPARTPDVSLAAEAYAELADAVADGRVDPVDLELPERVRALDGTVADVDVAMVLDRPWLAAVLPAGELATGGDPAALADLLDLPLASDVVRAAVDGDGSTVRWAELADVVVACHTLEMPVPEGELTVHDELWVQVHRPGSGRFRVPAWRDAVGRWHASDPVHALLGLLADGAGGPNSSG, from the coding sequence GTGCCCGACCCCTTCCGGACGGCGGAACTGCGGGCCGCCGTCCTTTCCGCGTGGGCGGGCTCGCCCACCCGTTTCCGCGAGGACGCGAACGCCGAGGAGGACCTCCGGCTCGGCGGGTACGCCGACGCGTGGTTCGTCGAGCTGGCCCAGAACGCCGCCGACGCAGCGCGGGCCGCCGGCGTGCCGGGACGCATCCGGGTGGAGCTGCGCGACGGGGAGCTGGCGGTCGCCAACACCGGTGCGCCCCTCGACGAGGCCGGTGTCGCCGCGCTCGCCTCGTTGCGGGCGTCCGCGAAGCGGGACGACCCGGGCTCGGTCGGCCGCTTCGGCGTCGGATTCGCCGCGGTCCTGCCGGTGTCGGACGCCCCGCGGGTGCTGAGCACGACCGGCGGGGTGGAGTTCTCGGCGAAGCGCACGACCGACGAGGTCGGCGCGATCCCCGCGGCAGCCGCCGAGCTGGCCCGCCGGGACGGCCCGCCGGTGCTCAGGCTCGTCTGGCCGACCGACGAGCGCCCGCCGGCCGGCTACGACACCGAGGTCCGCCTGCCGTTGCGGCCGGGTGCCGACCCGGACGCCCTCCTCGCCGAGGCCCGGGACGGCGCCGCCGACCTGCTGCTCGCGTTGCCCGACCTCGTCGAGATCGCCGTCGGCGGAGAGGTCGTGACCCGGACCGGCGGGCCCGGCCCCGGCGAGGTGACGATCGCCGGGCGGCGCTGGCTCCTCGCGCGCGGCGCCGGTCGCCTCGACGACGTCGCGGCGCAGGCGGAGGCCGCCGAGCAGCGGGGGCGGCGGGACTGGTCCGTGTGCTGGGCGCTGCCGCTCTCGGCCGACGGCGCCCCGGACCCCCTCGGCGCCGACGTGCTGCACGCCCCGACGGCCACCGAGGAACGGCTCTCGCTCCCCGCGCGGGTGATCGCCACCCTGCCGCTCGAGCCGGACCGCCGCCGCGTGCGGCCGGGCCCGGCCGCCGAGGTGGTGCTGGCAGGGGCCGCGGCGGCCTACGTCGACCTCGTCCGCGGGGTCGCGCCCGAGGCCCGCCTCGTGCTCGCGCCCGAACCGGGCTTTCCCCGATCCGAGCTCGACGGGCGGCTGCGCGAGCTGCTCTCCGGCGCCCTCCGCGGTGCGGCGTGGCTGCCGGCCGTCACCGGCGCGGAGCTCGCCCCCGGCCGGGCCGAGTGGCTCGACGTCCCGCCGCTCGACGGACCCGCCGCCGCGCTGCCCGGGCTGCTCGCCGAGGCCGGGTTCGACCGGCTGCTGACCCCGGCTCCGACCGGCACCAACCCCGCGGTGCTGACCGAGCTGGGCGTGCACCGGATGCCGCTCTCCGAGCTGGTGCAGCGGCTGTTCGGGGTGGAGCAACCGCCGTCGTGGTGGCGATCGCTGTACGACGCGCTGGAGCCGCTCGCCGAGACGATGCCGGGAGCGGTGGACGAGCTGCGCGCCCTCCCCGTGCCGCTCGCCGACGGCCGCGCGGCGGCAGGCCCCGCGACCGTGCTGCTGCCTCCCGCGTCCCACGAGGGCGTGGAGCGGGTCGCCGCGCTCGGGTTGCCGGGGCTGCACATCGCACACGCCGGGGCCGTGCACCCGTTGCTTGAGCGGCTCGGGGCGGGCCTCGCGGACGCGGCCGCGTTGCTGGACCACCCCGCTCTCGCCGACGCCGTCGAGCGCTCCGTGGACGACGCCGAGGCCGGGCTGGACGTCCGCCCCCTCGCCGAGGCGGTGCTGGCGCTCGTCGCCGAGACCGGGAGCGCGCCGGAGTCGCTCGCCGCGCTGGCCCTGCCGGACGCCGAGGGCCATCCGGCGCGGGCCGACGAGCTCATGCTCCCGGACGCCGCCGTCCGCCCGCTGCTGGCCCCGGACGTCCCGCTCGACCCGCTCGACCCCGACTTCGCCGCCCGCGTGCCGCGTGCCGCGCTGCTTGCCGTCGGCGTGGTGGACGGATTCACGGTGCTGGTGGACGAGGAGCCGGTGGCGCCCGACCACGACCTCGACGACGAGGAGCAGTGGTGGGACTCCCTCGAAGCCCCACCGGCCCGCCTCGTGGCGGTCCGCGACCTGGACCTCGTGGCCGACGACGCGTGGCCCGCCGCGCTCGCGCTGCTCGCCGGTGAACGGGACACCCGCGCCGCGCTCACCACCCCCGGCTCGTACACGGCGTGGTGGCTCGGCCGGCACGCCCGGCTCGGTGGCCGGCGCCCCGCGCACTGGCGGCTCCCGACCGCCACCGACCTGGCCCCGCTCTACGACCCGCCGCCCGGCGACGGCCTCCCCGACGAGGGGGTGCTCGCCGCGATCGGCGTGCGGGCCGACCTGCGCGTCCCCGACACCTCGACGGCTGCCGACCTGCTGGCGCGGCTCGCCGACCCGGCCCGCACCCCGGACGTCTCGCTCGCCGCCGAGGCCTACGCCGAGCTCGCCGACGCCGTGGCCGACGGGCGGGTCGACCCGGTCGACCTGGAGCTCCCCGAACGGGTCAGGGCGCTCGACGGAACCGTCGCGGACGTCGACGTCGCGATGGTGCTCGACCGCCCGTGGCTCGCCGCGGTCCTGCCGGCGGGCGAGCTGGCCACCGGGGGCGACCCGGCGGCGCTGGCCGACCTGCTCGACCTCCCGCTCGCGTCGGACGTCGTCCGCGCTGCCGTGGACGGCGACGGGAGCACCGTGCGGTGGGCCGAGCTCGCCGACGTCGTCGTGGCGTGCCACACCCTCGAGATGCCGGTTCCCGAGGGCGAGCTCACCGTGCACGACGAGCTGTGGGTGCAGGTGCACCGCCCGGGATCCGGCCGCTTCCGGGTCCCTGCCTGGCGGGATGCCGTGGGACGGTGGCACGCGAGCGACCCCGTGCACGCGCTGCTCGGCCTGCTCGCCGACGGTGCGGGCGGACCGAACTCGTCAGGTTGA
- a CDS encoding dihydrofolate reductase family protein has translation MSDAGTGPGKVVVNRAMSLDGFIAGPDNAMDWIFEHLRDDLFPEVMAATGAMLVGRGTHEVAKRMSPEDTDYEGGPVFVLTHRPPDEPEQGVTFLTCDLAEAVATARAAAGRKNLEVLGADLASQCLQRGLVDEVLVYVLPVLLGDGVRFSTPGLGRVDLEPFGNTQAGPVTMLRFRVRK, from the coding sequence ATGAGCGATGCGGGTACCGGCCCGGGCAAGGTCGTGGTGAACAGGGCGATGTCGCTGGACGGCTTCATCGCAGGCCCCGACAACGCGATGGACTGGATCTTCGAGCACCTGAGGGACGACTTGTTCCCAGAGGTCATGGCGGCTACCGGTGCCATGCTCGTCGGCCGGGGCACCCACGAGGTCGCCAAGCGGATGTCCCCCGAGGACACCGACTACGAGGGGGGACCGGTCTTCGTCCTGACGCACCGGCCGCCGGACGAGCCGGAGCAAGGGGTCACGTTCCTCACCTGCGACCTCGCGGAGGCCGTCGCGACGGCGCGCGCCGCCGCGGGCCGGAAGAACCTGGAGGTCCTCGGTGCCGACCTGGCCAGTCAGTGCCTGCAGCGAGGGCTGGTCGACGAGGTCCTGGTGTACGTCCTGCCGGTGCTGCTCGGCGACGGCGTGCGCTTCTCGACACCGGGTCTGGGTCGGGTCGACCTGGAACCGTTCGGCAACACGCAGGCGGGGCCCGTGACGATGCTCCGCTTCCGCGTCCGGAAGTAG